The window AAAATAGCACGCTGCTCTTCGCCCCACTCACGTCCTTTCGTGAAGTGATCATTCCCGCCTTTTGCATACAGCATTGGCACACCTTTCTTCGCCAGGTTGAAATGATCAGAGCGATAGAAAAAGCCTTTTTCCGGTGTCGGCTCTGGTGATATATATCTATCTTGGGTCTCTACGTAAGGTTTCAAGTAATCATCCATATTTGAGTTACCGTAACCCACAACCACCATGTCTTTCATTGGACCGTAAACATTCATCACATCCATGTTAATACCGCCGACAGCTTTGCCCAATGGTAGCAACGGGTTGTTGGCATACCAGGCCGAGCCTAATAGACCACTCTCTTCGGCACCCACTGCGGCAAAAACAATTGAGCGCTCAGGACGAGGTTCTTTCGAGAACTCTTCTGCCATAGCCATCAATGCAGCCGTACCTGATGCGTTGTCTTGCGCACCATTATAAATAGGATCATCTTCGCGCACCGGATCCATACCTAAATGGTCATGATGCGCCATATAAATAACGTGCTCTTCGGGGTACTTAGTGCCTTCAATGTAACCAATAACGTTGTTAGTATTTAAGTATTCATACTTGTTATTGATGGTCATGGACGCCTGGATACCCAGCGGCTGAGGCTTAAACTTACCGCTAATGGCCTGCTCTTTCATTTGCTCAACATTTTTGCCAACAGATGCAAACAAGGCATTGGCGCTTTCTTCAGTAATCCAGCCTTCAACAGCGGCGCGATCCATATTTTTATTGTCGCGCTTTAAGTCAAATTTTACAGGTGAACCACCCGCTACAACGCCCCAACCGTAACCAGCAGGACCTGTTTCGTGAATGACAAAAGCAGCTTTTGCCCCCTGGCGCGCCGCTTCTTCATACTTGTATGTCCAGCGGCCGTAGTAAGTCATCGCGTTCCCATTAAAAAGTTCCGGGTCGCCTGTTGCATAGCCCGGATCATTGACAAACATCACCACGGTTTTGCCTTCTACGTCCAGCCCCTCGTAGTCATTCCAGTCATATTCCGGTGCGACAATACCGTAACCCACAAAAACAACATCGCTGTTATCTAAGCTCACTTCTTCAACAACACGAGGCGTCCACGCCATCATCTCTGTGCGATATTGCATAGGCTCCGGAGCTGCCTCACCCGAGAAACTCAGCGAGCTGACTTTATAAGGCATTAATTTAACCAGCGGCAGTGGCTGGCGATACGAGTTATTCTCTTCGTCGTATGGCTTTAAACCCCACTCGCGGAAATGGTTTTCAATAAAGCTTACCGCTTTCTCACCGCCTTCTGATGCCGGCGCACGACCTTCGAACTCATCTGACGCCAAGGTTTTTAGATAATTTTTATAATTAGGGTTAAATGCGGAATCTTTAATATCAGCAGTCGCCTTTTCAGTCGGCTTAGCTTCTTCATTTGCCGGCCCACAGCCGGTTAATACGGTAAGGCCAATCAGACCTGCTAGTGCGTATTTCATTGCATCTCCTTTTATTTGTTTATTATTTCTTGTTGTTACACGAACCGTTTTCATCAGCTAAGTAAATACGGTCGCCCAAGCGCACATTGTGCTCTTCGAAAAAACCAGCATTCACTTCTAATACACTCCAATACGGTTTACCCGGCGAGTAACTTCTGCATTGGTTTGGATCGTTGCTACCACAAGGTCTCATCGTAAAAGTTTTGACGATTTTTCCTTGTTTGTCTAAATACGCAATGTCGAGAGGAATTAAGGTTTGGTACATCCAAAAACCACCGTAGCCTGGTCGTTTATGATCGTATCGAAAAAGCATCCCCTCATATTTTCCTAAATATTCTCGTTGCATTAGCCCACGAGCCTGCTGAGCCTGAGTATCGGCCAGTTCAACCAACAGAGGTGATTGAACGCCTTCCAGGCAAGCCACGGCTCTGTCAAACTGCTGAGGTGCTGGTACTGACCACTGCTGAGACCATGCCGATACCGACACCAAGGCCAGTATAGCCATTAAACCCGTGCTGATACGTCCCATGATGTATTCCCTTTTTAAATGAGCTAGACGTTATTTATTGATTTTGTCCTATCACAGCGCTAACCGCAATGTTCATTAACTTGAACACGACAGCTCAGCAGGAGGTTGCCCCGACTCCGGAGGGACAACCCAGCGAGTGTTTTTATGTTTTTCCTCAAATGGAGTCATCAGTGCGTTAATATACTCGTTAAGAGCCTCATCACTTCCTTGTTCAGCCTGCTCAATAACGTATTGAGCATGATGAGTACGTAAAATCACCAGTGGATTTACTTGCTTCATTGTGTTCGTATCGGGCTTATTCGCAACGGCTTCTGTGTAATCATTCAGCCAGCTCTGCCCGTTTTCCTTTATTCGCTGGGCGATTTCTCCTAAATTGCCGCTCAGTGACTGCCAATTACCTTCCAATACGGCGCCCAAAGCCCGGTAGCTTAGGTTATAGTCAAGCTGATAAGTTTCCAAGAGCATTAGCCAGCCACTGATTAACGACCAACAAGTGTCATTGTTAGAGACATCGGTGAGTCCGAGTCGTTGCTTCATAACGTTTAAAAAGGTTTCTCTTAGCACGGGTTCATAACCTTCCAGTACATTATTAACAGACTGGTCGTCTGCAAATCCCCCTAACGCATGAGCAAGTCGTTTCAAGTTCCATAAGCCCACACCAGGCTGTTGCATAAAACCATAGCGCCCCGCGTGATCAGTATGATTAAAAATATGGCCAGGCTTATAGTCGTCGAAGAAGGCATAGGGACCATAGTCAAACGTTTCTCCGGCCAGACTCATGTTGTCCGTATTCATCACGCCATGCACAAAACCGTAAGCCTGCCACTTTGCTATCATCTCAGCGGTAGCTTTGACCACATGGCGGAATTGTTCAGATACCGATTTGTCTGCTGCGCCAGGCCATATCGACTCAATACTGTGTTGCCACAAGCGCTTGGCACTGTCTTCTAAGTTTCGGTAAAGGCAATGTTCAAAATGGCCAAAGCGAATGTGCGTGCGAGCAACCCGAACCAGCATAGCGCCGGGCTCGACGGTCTCTCGTTGAATTTGACCTTCAGTCGAGACTAACGCCAGCGCTCGCGTCGTTGGAATACCAAGCGCATAAAAGGCTTCACTGGCAAGCAGTTCACGAATGGATGAGCGCAAAACCGCTCGGCCATCGCCTCCGCGGCTATAAGGCGTTGGCCCAGCACCTTTAACATGTAAGTCATAGAGAGCATCCGGCGCCTGTACCTGCCCGACAAGGAGCCCTCGCCCATCACCTAAATAAGGGTTAAAGTGACCAAACTGATGTCCTGCGTATTTCTGCGCGACGGGTTTAGTACCTGGCCAGTCTTTGTTACCTGAAACCCAATCCACTAAGGCTCCCGGCACACTGTCACCACCACTCAACGCCTTCCACAAAGTGTCATTTACCCAACGTAAGCGGCCTTTGCCGTCAGGTTGTATTGACTGAGCATGGCTCAGCTCAGGGAACTTATCAGCGAATTGATTATCGAAACGTAGTGGCATACATCCTCCTGATGTATCTATTGTTACACAGTAGACGAGGCTTGCATAACCAACAAAGAATCAGCTAAGGTGCGCTAAAAGACAATAACAGCACGGCCTTGGCAGTAAAAGGAGCCACATGCAACTTCAATCTTTAAGATGTATCACCGCGATTGGCGGCGGGCACGGTCTGGGTCGTGTACTTTCAACGTTGTCTTTTATGAAGCATAAGCTGGTTGGTATTGTTGCAACAACAGACAATGGCGGTGCCACCGGGCTTCTCAGAGCCTCTCAGCACTGTATTGCCTGGGGCGATATTCGTAACTGCCTGTCACAACTGGTTGAGCAGCCGTTGGCTGCCGAAGTTCTTAACTATCGTTTTGACTCGGATTCGGCGCTAAAAGGCCATAATTTAGGTAACTTACTGCTCTATACACTGGATCAGTTAAGCGCGCGCCCGCTCGATGGCATTCAGCTTTTAAGCCGACTGCTTAATGTCGACAACCGCATTCTTCCTATGTCGGAATGCCCCACGGATCTTATCGCAACCACTAGTGACGGCATTCAATGTCACGGTGAAATTCATATCGACAAACTGCCCAGCATGCCTCACAAACTCGAGCTTTCTGGTCAGGTTAAAGCCACCCCTGAGGCTGTTCGCCATATTAAAAACAGTCAGCTCATTCTTATAGGACCGGGCAGTTTTATGACCTCCGTCATGCCACCGCTATTAGTGCCGGAAATTTGTGAGGCGCTGAAAAACACTCGAGCGAAGATCGTATTTATTGATAATTTGGTCGACGAGCATGGCCCTGCGGGCGAGTTATCACTAGCAGAAAAACTGGAATTTATGAAATTTGAATTAGGCCAGCAGGTAGTTGACCTAATTTTGAGTAACAAGCAAGAAAAGGGTTTACCAGTACCTGTTATTGGCGGCCTGACAAGCGACACCGACGTTCATTATCGTCATAATACCAACAGCCTGCTGAATACCTTAGAGCAGGCGGCACACCAGCTTCTGGTGGAAAGCGCTTAACCGCCGTCGGCAGAAATGCGTGACGCAACCGCGCCGTGCTGATCTTTGTATTTAGCGTCATCCCTTTTATTATATGGGCGCGCACATTCCTGCCCTAACGGCTCGAAGCTGATGGCGCCAATTTTCATTCCAGGACGCAACGCCAACGGCAGTTTCCCGCTGTTGTAAAATTCAAGAACAATCTGCCCTGACCAACCCGGATCAATGCGGTGAGCCGTAACGTGCACCATTAATCCTAAGCGCGCCAATGAGGAACGACCATCAAGCCAACCGACCATGTCAGCAG is drawn from Idiomarina piscisalsi and contains these coding sequences:
- a CDS encoding M28 family metallopeptidase, translating into MKYALAGLIGLTVLTGCGPANEEAKPTEKATADIKDSAFNPNYKNYLKTLASDEFEGRAPASEGGEKAVSFIENHFREWGLKPYDEENNSYRQPLPLVKLMPYKVSSLSFSGEAAPEPMQYRTEMMAWTPRVVEEVSLDNSDVVFVGYGIVAPEYDWNDYEGLDVEGKTVVMFVNDPGYATGDPELFNGNAMTYYGRWTYKYEEAARQGAKAAFVIHETGPAGYGWGVVAGGSPVKFDLKRDNKNMDRAAVEGWITEESANALFASVGKNVEQMKEQAISGKFKPQPLGIQASMTINNKYEYLNTNNVIGYIEGTKYPEEHVIYMAHHDHLGMDPVREDDPIYNGAQDNASGTAALMAMAEEFSKEPRPERSIVFAAVGAEESGLLGSAWYANNPLLPLGKAVGGINMDVMNVYGPMKDMVVVGYGNSNMDDYLKPYVETQDRYISPEPTPEKGFFYRSDHFNLAKKGVPMLYAKGGNDHFTKGREWGEEQRAIFNRDAYHKPADEFDENWDLRGVQQDMSLFYSVGKELANSREWPKWAPGNEFEAARKATEDMRK
- a CDS encoding DUF192 domain-containing protein — its product is MGRISTGLMAILALVSVSAWSQQWSVPAPQQFDRAVACLEGVQSPLLVELADTQAQQARGLMQREYLGKYEGMLFRYDHKRPGYGGFWMYQTLIPLDIAYLDKQGKIVKTFTMRPCGSNDPNQCRSYSPGKPYWSVLEVNAGFFEEHNVRLGDRIYLADENGSCNNKK
- a CDS encoding protein adenylyltransferase SelO; translated protein: MPLRFDNQFADKFPELSHAQSIQPDGKGRLRWVNDTLWKALSGGDSVPGALVDWVSGNKDWPGTKPVAQKYAGHQFGHFNPYLGDGRGLLVGQVQAPDALYDLHVKGAGPTPYSRGGDGRAVLRSSIRELLASEAFYALGIPTTRALALVSTEGQIQRETVEPGAMLVRVARTHIRFGHFEHCLYRNLEDSAKRLWQHSIESIWPGAADKSVSEQFRHVVKATAEMIAKWQAYGFVHGVMNTDNMSLAGETFDYGPYAFFDDYKPGHIFNHTDHAGRYGFMQQPGVGLWNLKRLAHALGGFADDQSVNNVLEGYEPVLRETFLNVMKQRLGLTDVSNNDTCWSLISGWLMLLETYQLDYNLSYRALGAVLEGNWQSLSGNLGEIAQRIKENGQSWLNDYTEAVANKPDTNTMKQVNPLVILRTHHAQYVIEQAEQGSDEALNEYINALMTPFEEKHKNTRWVVPPESGQPPAELSCSS
- a CDS encoding gluconeogenesis factor YvcK family protein, whose translation is MQLQSLRCITAIGGGHGLGRVLSTLSFMKHKLVGIVATTDNGGATGLLRASQHCIAWGDIRNCLSQLVEQPLAAEVLNYRFDSDSALKGHNLGNLLLYTLDQLSARPLDGIQLLSRLLNVDNRILPMSECPTDLIATTSDGIQCHGEIHIDKLPSMPHKLELSGQVKATPEAVRHIKNSQLILIGPGSFMTSVMPPLLVPEICEALKNTRAKIVFIDNLVDEHGPAGELSLAEKLEFMKFELGQQVVDLILSNKQEKGLPVPVIGGLTSDTDVHYRHNTNSLLNTLEQAAHQLLVESA